A window of the Streptomyces griseochromogenes genome harbors these coding sequences:
- a CDS encoding GNAT family N-acetyltransferase, whose product MTDAPPTPALPLRQLGFEHLAAVLDLGHRVYDTEAMPYTGWSLSAVAGHLDAPDSACLVALDGDRVAGFVLGSVSFEQRADWGYLEWIAVDPAYQGRGVATRLVKECCVRLAAAGAVCVVTDVERRNTASAELMRRNGFTEQATVSLFVRPLVDSSRSDAAAPRRHLTRAAAERVR is encoded by the coding sequence GTGACCGACGCCCCGCCGACCCCCGCCCTCCCGTTGCGCCAGCTCGGCTTCGAGCACCTCGCCGCCGTCCTCGACCTCGGTCACCGGGTCTACGACACCGAGGCGATGCCGTACACCGGCTGGTCGCTGTCGGCCGTCGCCGGGCACCTGGACGCACCGGACTCCGCCTGTCTGGTGGCGCTGGACGGCGACCGGGTCGCCGGTTTCGTCCTCGGGTCCGTCTCGTTCGAGCAGCGTGCCGACTGGGGCTATCTGGAGTGGATCGCGGTCGACCCCGCCTACCAGGGGCGCGGAGTGGCCACGCGGCTGGTGAAGGAGTGCTGTGTGCGGCTCGCCGCGGCCGGGGCGGTGTGCGTGGTCACGGACGTGGAGCGGCGCAACACCGCCTCCGCCGAGCTGATGCGCCGCAACGGCTTCACGGAACAGGCCACGGTCAGCCTGTTCGTACGGCCGCTCGTCGACTCCTCGCGGAGCGACGCGGCCGCTCCCCGCCGTCATCTGACGCGCGCGGCCGCCGAGCGGGTGCGCTGA
- a CDS encoding aldo/keto reductase, producing MRQRNLRELQVSAIGLGCMGMSAFYGTTDQDEGIATIRRALELGITFLDTAQVYGPLTNESLVGEAIRGHRDEYVIATKFNYRMDDAVPGDMGTIGRQDGSAEHVRSSVHGSLERLGTDRIDLYYQHRVDPNVPIEETVGALGELVAEGKVRHIGLSEASAETIRRAHAVHPITAVQSEYSLWTRDVEAEVLPACRELGIGFVPYSPLGRGFLAGRFSSAEELDENDYRRNSPRFTDANIEANQRLAAKVKEIAAEKDVTPAQLAIAWVLAQGEDLVPIPGTKRRTYLEQNAAAVGIELTKEDLTRIEAELPEVSGERYDEAGMRAVNR from the coding sequence ATGCGACAGCGCAATCTGCGGGAACTCCAGGTATCGGCCATCGGCCTCGGGTGCATGGGCATGTCCGCCTTCTACGGAACCACGGACCAGGACGAGGGGATCGCGACCATCCGGCGCGCCCTGGAACTCGGCATCACCTTCCTCGACACCGCTCAGGTCTACGGGCCGCTCACCAACGAGTCGCTGGTCGGAGAGGCGATCCGGGGCCACCGTGACGAGTATGTGATCGCCACGAAATTCAATTACCGGATGGACGACGCGGTGCCGGGCGACATGGGCACGATCGGCCGGCAGGACGGCTCGGCCGAGCATGTGCGCAGTTCCGTGCACGGCTCGCTGGAGCGGCTGGGCACCGACCGCATCGACCTGTACTACCAGCACCGGGTCGACCCGAACGTGCCCATCGAGGAGACGGTCGGTGCCCTCGGGGAGCTGGTGGCCGAGGGCAAGGTGCGCCACATCGGGCTGAGCGAGGCGAGCGCGGAGACCATCCGGCGCGCCCATGCCGTCCACCCGATCACCGCGGTGCAGAGCGAGTACTCGCTGTGGACGCGGGACGTGGAGGCCGAGGTGCTGCCCGCCTGCCGGGAACTGGGCATCGGCTTCGTCCCGTACTCGCCGCTCGGCCGCGGTTTCCTCGCCGGCCGCTTCTCCTCCGCCGAGGAACTGGACGAGAACGACTACCGCCGCAACAGCCCCCGCTTCACCGATGCCAACATCGAGGCGAACCAGCGGCTGGCGGCGAAGGTGAAGGAGATCGCCGCGGAGAAGGACGTCACCCCGGCCCAGCTGGCGATCGCGTGGGTGCTGGCCCAGGGCGAGGACCTGGTCCCGATCCCGGGCACCAAGCGGCGGACCTATCTGGAGCAGAACGCGGCCGCTGTCGGCATCGAGCTGACCAAGGAGGACCTGACCCGGATAGAGGCGGAGCTGCCCGAGGTGTCGGGTGAGCGGTACGACGAGGCGGGGATGCGGGCGGTCAATCGCTGA
- a CDS encoding glycerophosphodiester phosphodiesterase family protein codes for MSVRHLLAGLALVPALVLPATAQAARGGPPQARFDLQAHRGGLGMTTEESLEGFGKAMRLGVSTLELDTQITKDLKVVVNHDRQISGVKCRDTGPVTPGDPMYPYTGKYIKDLTLAQIKTLDCGYQQLPGFPDQEVVKGFRMVELKDVLDLVKSYHAHRVRLNIETKVEAGAPEQTAPREVFVRRVYEEIHRSGIERQVTIESFDWGALKAMHRLAPGWPLVALTNYDFLQVGRPGASPWLGGIDADDYGGDFVKAAATIPGLTTLSPNYGFPQSGKVGDPGFRFYSDAAMVAEAHARGLKVVPWTCDDPATVEALMDFGVDGIITDYPDHVRRIMADRGMRLPRPYYPHGRP; via the coding sequence ATGTCCGTACGACACCTGCTCGCCGGTCTGGCCCTGGTGCCGGCGCTCGTGTTACCCGCCACCGCGCAAGCGGCCCGAGGCGGTCCGCCCCAGGCCCGTTTCGACCTCCAGGCCCACCGCGGCGGACTCGGCATGACGACCGAGGAGTCGCTGGAGGGGTTCGGCAAGGCGATGCGGCTGGGCGTGTCCACGCTGGAGCTGGACACCCAGATCACCAAGGACCTGAAGGTGGTCGTCAACCACGACCGGCAGATCAGCGGCGTCAAGTGCCGCGACACCGGTCCCGTCACGCCCGGCGACCCGATGTACCCGTATACCGGCAAGTACATCAAGGACCTGACCCTCGCCCAGATCAAGACCCTGGACTGCGGCTACCAGCAGTTGCCCGGCTTCCCTGATCAGGAGGTCGTCAAGGGCTTCCGGATGGTGGAGCTGAAGGACGTCCTGGACCTGGTAAAGAGCTACCACGCCCACCGGGTCAGGCTGAACATCGAGACCAAGGTCGAGGCGGGAGCGCCCGAACAGACCGCGCCGCGCGAGGTGTTCGTGCGCCGCGTGTACGAGGAGATCCACCGCTCGGGCATCGAGCGGCAGGTGACCATCGAGTCGTTCGACTGGGGCGCGCTGAAGGCGATGCACCGGCTGGCACCCGGGTGGCCGCTGGTGGCGCTGACGAACTACGACTTCCTCCAGGTCGGCCGGCCCGGCGCGTCGCCGTGGCTCGGCGGGATCGACGCCGACGACTACGGCGGCGACTTCGTCAAGGCGGCCGCCACCATCCCCGGCCTCACGACCCTCTCCCCCAACTACGGCTTCCCGCAGAGCGGGAAGGTCGGCGACCCCGGCTTCCGCTTCTACTCGGACGCCGCGATGGTCGCCGAGGCGCACGCCCGCGGCCTCAAGGTGGTCCCCTGGACCTGTGACGACCCGGCGACGGTGGAGGCGCTGATGGACTTCGGCGTCGACGGGATCATCACCGACTACCCCGACCACGTACGGCGGATCATGGCCGACCGCGGCATGCGGCTGCCGCGGCCGTACTACCCGCACGGCCGGCCCTGA
- a CDS encoding acylphosphatase has product MNVRQHMHVTGQVQGVFYRDTCRRLAEERGVAGWVRNLRNGDVEAVFEGHPDGVVAMARWAAEGPPAARVTHCTGVAEEPEGLSGFRVLPDAMPGDDPGAG; this is encoded by the coding sequence ATGAATGTCCGCCAGCATATGCATGTCACCGGCCAGGTGCAGGGCGTGTTCTACCGCGACACCTGCCGTCGGCTCGCCGAGGAACGGGGAGTGGCGGGGTGGGTGCGCAATCTGCGCAACGGCGACGTGGAGGCCGTGTTCGAGGGACATCCGGACGGCGTCGTCGCCATGGCGCGCTGGGCGGCGGAGGGTCCGCCGGCGGCGCGGGTGACGCACTGTACCGGCGTCGCCGAGGAACCCGAGGGCCTGTCCGGCTTCCGTGTCCTGCCCGACGCCATGCCCGGGGACGATCCCGGCGCCGGGTAG
- a CDS encoding DUF397 domain-containing protein translates to MPARQLGAHGWTKPWSDDAGGACVEVKKLADGRVAVRQSTDPDGPALVFTSGEMSSFLSGVKEGDADFLL, encoded by the coding sequence ATGCCTGCCCGGCAGCTGGGCGCCCACGGCTGGACCAAGCCGTGGAGCGACGACGCCGGCGGCGCCTGCGTGGAAGTGAAGAAGCTCGCCGACGGGCGCGTCGCCGTACGCCAGTCCACCGACCCCGACGGTCCGGCGCTGGTGTTCACGTCCGGCGAGATGTCGAGCTTCCTGAGCGGTGTGAAGGAGGGCGACGCCGACTTCCTGCTCTGA
- a CDS encoding acetoacetate decarboxylase family protein, translated as MRADGHAPGRPAQDEQNAGEPLRRCARDVVEVAEDIREVSARTSAALFAPSLTASARRRPRTGLAARWALLRALTDKRGLGGPAITAPNGMGHVLGTAGEMLGRASLAALVAVTSLRLRIAAVLVDHPEFERDPGMRRLTAAVTADRDLDAVRALRTLFKDQGARRALSGLVPLIPELLAIRALLDEYPPNEETGRAPATAREPSAYPVHGIRASRLAAMDEGEGVAESVDLAEQEKQTIALEGSFLGFLRNIETLSADGRILVQNVRGPDGVVRYVVQAPGTAPGRPRNDSAQDIAGAWRNLFMADSPHTRSIRLALADHGIPRGADLALIGHGEGGIALMNLAQDEEFCRAHRITHVIAVGSPAGDEKPADPRTWIARITNQHDILPVLDGRNTGSAFDPHPNRYEVEYTGPSHEFPLCHMLRAYIEHLRSVIPEAREDVDEALALYRGPVVRTQAYRLKDRAHPPEGHPFLTLPTTSVPTTTGPVEVPVRYYDSSAAHLCFAVDADTARGLLPDVTWMVPSRLGRRALAVLSLYEHRCSTIGPYAELALSVLVDDLWRPRPYDFAADLLRRVDLRRTGRYVLSLAVGSEEARVVAREIWGQPAVRSFVQADLMGRDIGFTAPELGFAVEGRLGPGIRCPEADWVLYGRRGKSTVRTLVRTHGRLRLHTGSGVRLRLHTPAAEPMAGQLRRLGIEAARPLFALSCPQFMLHRSAGAALPR; from the coding sequence ATGCGAGCGGACGGCCACGCACCCGGACGGCCCGCGCAGGACGAGCAGAACGCCGGAGAGCCGCTGCGCCGGTGCGCACGGGATGTGGTGGAGGTGGCCGAGGACATCCGCGAGGTGTCCGCGCGCACCAGCGCCGCGCTGTTCGCGCCGTCCCTGACCGCCTCCGCGCGCCGCCGCCCCCGTACCGGTCTCGCCGCGCGGTGGGCACTGCTGCGGGCCCTGACGGACAAGCGGGGCCTCGGCGGCCCGGCGATCACGGCTCCGAACGGCATGGGGCATGTGCTCGGCACGGCCGGGGAGATGCTGGGCCGGGCGAGCCTGGCCGCGCTGGTGGCCGTCACCTCGCTGCGGCTCAGGATCGCCGCCGTGCTGGTCGACCACCCCGAGTTCGAACGCGACCCGGGCATGCGCCGGCTGACGGCCGCCGTCACCGCCGACCGCGATCTGGACGCCGTACGGGCCCTGCGCACCCTGTTCAAGGACCAGGGCGCCCGGCGCGCACTGTCCGGGCTCGTGCCCCTGATTCCCGAACTCCTCGCCATCCGCGCCCTGTTGGACGAGTACCCGCCGAACGAAGAGACCGGGCGGGCGCCGGCCACGGCCCGTGAGCCGTCCGCCTACCCGGTGCACGGCATCCGCGCCTCCCGCCTCGCGGCCATGGACGAGGGCGAGGGCGTCGCCGAGTCCGTCGACCTCGCCGAGCAGGAGAAGCAGACCATCGCCCTCGAGGGCTCCTTCCTCGGCTTCCTGCGCAACATCGAGACGCTGTCCGCCGACGGGCGGATCCTCGTGCAGAACGTGCGCGGCCCCGACGGCGTCGTCCGATACGTCGTCCAGGCTCCCGGCACGGCACCCGGCCGCCCCCGCAACGACTCCGCGCAGGACATCGCCGGCGCCTGGCGCAACCTCTTCATGGCCGACTCGCCCCACACCCGCTCGATCCGGCTCGCCCTCGCGGACCACGGCATCCCGCGCGGCGCCGACCTCGCGCTGATCGGGCACGGCGAGGGCGGCATCGCACTGATGAACCTCGCCCAGGACGAGGAGTTCTGCCGCGCCCACCGGATCACGCACGTGATCGCCGTCGGCTCCCCGGCCGGCGACGAGAAGCCCGCCGACCCCCGGACCTGGATCGCCCGCATCACCAACCAGCACGACATCCTGCCCGTCCTCGACGGCAGGAACACGGGCTCCGCCTTCGACCCGCACCCCAACCGGTACGAGGTGGAGTACACCGGACCCAGCCACGAGTTCCCGCTGTGCCACATGCTCCGCGCATACATCGAGCACCTGCGGAGCGTCATACCCGAGGCCCGTGAGGACGTCGACGAGGCGCTCGCCCTGTACCGCGGCCCGGTCGTGCGCACCCAGGCCTACCGGCTCAAGGACCGCGCCCACCCGCCCGAGGGCCACCCCTTCCTCACCCTGCCCACCACCTCCGTGCCCACCACGACGGGCCCGGTCGAGGTGCCGGTGCGCTACTACGACTCCTCCGCCGCCCACCTGTGCTTCGCCGTCGACGCCGACACGGCGCGCGGCCTGCTCCCGGACGTCACCTGGATGGTGCCGAGCAGGCTCGGCCGCCGGGCACTGGCGGTGCTCTCCCTGTACGAACACCGCTGCTCCACGATCGGCCCCTACGCCGAGCTCGCGCTGTCGGTGCTGGTGGACGACCTGTGGCGGCCGCGCCCGTACGACTTCGCCGCCGATCTGCTGCGCCGCGTCGACCTGCGCCGCACCGGCCGCTACGTCCTCTCCCTCGCCGTGGGCAGCGAAGAGGCCCGCGTGGTCGCCCGGGAGATCTGGGGCCAGCCCGCGGTCCGCTCCTTTGTCCAGGCCGACCTGATGGGCCGTGACATCGGCTTCACGGCACCGGAACTGGGCTTCGCCGTCGAGGGCCGCCTCGGTCCCGGCATCCGCTGCCCCGAGGCGGACTGGGTGCTGTACGGGCGGCGCGGCAAGAGCACCGTACGCACACTGGTCCGGACCCACGGCAGGCTGCGGCTGCACACCGGAAGCGGGGTACGGCTGCGCCTGCACACCCCCGCCGCCGAACCCATGGCGGGACAGCTGCGCCGCCTCGGCATCGAGGCCGCCCGGCCGCTGTTCGCGCTGTCCTGCCCGCAGTTCATGCTCCACCGCAGCGCCGGTGCCGCCCTGCCGCGCTGA
- a CDS encoding ATP-binding protein has product MRPPGGEHLGRLPGPDGLDPLASGAALPGPAAAFELPPLPGVVGTARRVVRDLLTAWGVGESARDDAVLVTSELVTNALVHAAGERIVCRVRRAAHRLRIEVEDQNRGPARPVPRCPGPDDQNGRGLFLVDALSADWGVTIAADRPARVVWAELTAASAIPDPASPARAASLPRTVPHSSEGSPAHAPGHTQPRPARRPVLDPDPPEAGTG; this is encoded by the coding sequence TTGAGACCACCCGGAGGCGAGCACCTGGGTCGACTCCCTGGGCCCGACGGCCTCGACCCGCTCGCCTCCGGGGCCGCCCTTCCCGGCCCCGCCGCCGCGTTCGAACTCCCGCCGCTGCCGGGCGTGGTCGGCACGGCCCGCCGGGTGGTACGCGACCTGCTGACCGCCTGGGGCGTCGGCGAGAGCGCCCGGGACGACGCGGTCCTCGTGACCTCGGAACTGGTCACCAACGCACTGGTGCACGCGGCCGGCGAACGGATCGTGTGCCGGGTGCGCCGCGCCGCGCACCGGCTGCGCATCGAGGTCGAGGACCAGAACCGGGGCCCGGCCCGCCCGGTCCCCCGGTGTCCAGGGCCCGACGACCAGAACGGGCGCGGGCTCTTCCTCGTCGACGCGCTGAGCGCCGACTGGGGCGTGACGATCGCGGCCGACCGGCCCGCGCGCGTCGTCTGGGCGGAACTGACGGCGGCATCCGCCATCCCGGACCCTGCCTCCCCCGCACGGGCCGCTTCCCTTCCACGGACCGTCCCCCACTCGTCCGAAGGATCCCCCGCCCATGCCCCTGGACACACCCAGCCCCGGCCTGCCCGCCGACCCGTCCTGGACCCGGACCCGCCCGAAGCCGGGACCGGATGA
- a CDS encoding PP2C family protein-serine/threonine phosphatase yields MRLRHRGAGGQQPRQSVHALLLLPIVLIVVITVVDIRSPESIHLGPALVIAPALTPSFAGPRTTAFVGALAVAAQTLIAFVHGGISTSNHIVQLVTLTVLSVMVVIYSVVRERRQAQLAQVRTVAEAAQHVLMWPLPEQIGPLWIASLYMAAEDEAQIGGDLYAVTQYEGGVRVLIGDVRGKGLPAIGEAALLLGAFRESAHKHIPLEVLATTLDQSISRYATELETPEEAGERFATALLVEIPDQDPITRMTSCGHPPPLLLSPGHAVSVPSLHPSPPLGVHGGSDHTLDVFSFEPGDTLLLYTDGVVEARDTRGRFYPLVERVVRWTDDSPEALMHHVRRDLLAHAGGRLGDDAALIALHRTPVERRRHHHGRGAGTEGLRHGSGNRSHTG; encoded by the coding sequence ATGAGGCTCCGGCACCGGGGGGCGGGTGGGCAGCAGCCGCGGCAGTCGGTCCATGCGTTGCTGCTGCTCCCGATCGTGCTCATCGTGGTGATCACCGTGGTGGACATCCGCTCCCCCGAGAGCATCCATCTGGGCCCGGCCCTGGTCATCGCCCCGGCGCTCACGCCGTCGTTCGCCGGACCGCGGACCACGGCCTTCGTGGGGGCGCTGGCGGTGGCCGCCCAGACACTGATCGCGTTCGTCCACGGCGGGATCTCCACCTCGAACCACATCGTGCAGCTCGTCACCCTCACCGTGCTCTCGGTGATGGTCGTGATCTACAGCGTGGTACGGGAGCGCCGCCAGGCCCAGCTGGCGCAGGTGCGCACGGTCGCCGAGGCCGCACAGCACGTGCTGATGTGGCCGCTGCCCGAGCAGATCGGCCCGCTGTGGATCGCCTCGCTCTACATGGCCGCCGAGGACGAGGCACAGATCGGCGGTGACCTGTACGCCGTGACCCAGTACGAGGGCGGGGTACGGGTCCTGATCGGAGACGTGCGCGGCAAGGGCCTGCCGGCCATCGGGGAGGCCGCGCTGCTGCTCGGCGCGTTCCGCGAGAGCGCGCACAAACACATCCCGCTGGAGGTCCTGGCCACGACGCTGGACCAGAGCATCAGCCGCTACGCGACCGAGCTGGAGACACCGGAGGAGGCGGGCGAGCGCTTCGCCACCGCCCTGCTGGTGGAGATCCCGGACCAGGACCCGATCACCCGCATGACCAGCTGCGGCCATCCCCCGCCGCTGCTGCTGAGCCCGGGGCACGCGGTCTCGGTGCCGAGCCTGCATCCCTCGCCGCCCCTCGGGGTGCACGGGGGGTCCGACCACACACTGGACGTGTTCTCCTTCGAGCCCGGTGACACGCTGCTGCTGTACACCGACGGTGTCGTCGAGGCCCGGGACACGCGCGGCCGGTTCTATCCGCTGGTCGAGCGGGTGGTGAGGTGGACGGACGACAGTCCGGAGGCGCTGATGCACCATGTGCGGCGCGACCTGCTCGCCCACGCGGGCGGCCGGCTGGGCGACGACGCCGCGCTCATCGCCCTGCACCGCACCCCGGTCGAGCGCCGTCGCCACCATCACGGGCGCGGGGCCGGTACCGAGGGCCTGCGGCACGGATCCGGGAACCGGTCGCACACGGGGTGA
- a CDS encoding flavodoxin family protein: MPTLLIVHHTPSPHCQTLFEAVVAGATTPEIEGVRVVRRAALSATASDVLEADGYLLGTPANLGYMSGALKHFFDQIYYPCLDETRGRPFGYYVHGGNDVTGAVRAVEAVTTGLGWRRTAEAVTVTGDPGKGDVQACWELGATVAAGLMADT; this comes from the coding sequence GTGCCTACCTTGCTGATCGTGCACCACACCCCCTCGCCCCACTGCCAGACACTGTTCGAGGCCGTCGTCGCCGGTGCGACCACACCGGAGATCGAAGGCGTCCGCGTCGTGCGCAGGGCCGCGCTGTCCGCCACCGCCTCCGACGTCCTCGAAGCCGACGGCTACCTCCTCGGCACCCCGGCGAACCTCGGCTACATGTCAGGCGCCCTCAAGCATTTCTTCGACCAGATCTACTACCCCTGCCTGGACGAGACGCGGGGCCGGCCGTTCGGCTACTACGTGCACGGCGGCAACGACGTCACGGGCGCCGTCCGTGCCGTCGAGGCCGTCACCACCGGTCTCGGCTGGCGCCGTACCGCCGAGGCGGTGACCGTCACCGGCGACCCGGGCAAGGGCGATGTCCAGGCGTGCTGGGAGCTGGGGGCGACGGTCGCGGCGGGGCTCATGGCCGACACGTGA
- a CDS encoding SAM-dependent methyltransferase encodes MPDNGWPAERIDTENAHSARIYDYILGGKDYYPADQEAGDAMSGEWPALPVHMRANRDFMNRAVRWLAEEAGMRQFLDIGTGIPTSPNLHEIAQAVAPESRVVYVDNDPIVLTLSQGLLASAPEGRTSYIEADFRDPAAILGAPELRETLDLGRPVALTVIAIVHFMLDADDAVGVVRRLLEPLPSGSYLAMSIGTAEFAPEEVGRVAREYAARNMPMRLRTLDEAHAFFEGLDLVEPGIVQVHKWHPDGTGERDIRDEDIAMYGAVARKA; translated from the coding sequence TTGCCCGACAACGGATGGCCGGCCGAACGCATCGACACCGAGAACGCCCACTCCGCCCGCATCTACGACTACATCCTCGGCGGCAAGGACTACTACCCCGCCGACCAGGAGGCGGGCGACGCCATGTCCGGGGAGTGGCCCGCCCTCCCGGTCCACATGCGCGCCAACCGCGACTTCATGAACCGCGCCGTGCGCTGGCTCGCCGAGGAGGCGGGCATGCGCCAGTTCCTGGACATCGGCACCGGCATCCCGACCTCGCCCAACCTGCACGAGATCGCCCAGGCGGTGGCCCCCGAGTCCCGGGTCGTCTACGTCGACAACGACCCGATCGTCCTCACCCTCTCCCAGGGGCTGCTCGCCAGCGCGCCCGAGGGCCGGACGTCCTACATCGAGGCCGACTTCCGCGACCCGGCGGCCATCCTCGGGGCCCCGGAGCTGCGCGAGACCCTCGACCTGGGCCGGCCGGTCGCCCTCACGGTCATCGCGATCGTCCACTTCATGCTGGACGCGGACGACGCCGTCGGTGTCGTGCGGCGGCTCCTGGAGCCGCTGCCCTCCGGCAGCTACCTGGCGATGTCCATCGGCACCGCCGAGTTCGCGCCCGAGGAGGTGGGCCGGGTCGCCCGGGAATACGCGGCCCGCAACATGCCGATGCGGCTGCGCACCCTCGATGAGGCCCACGCGTTCTTCGAGGGCCTGGACCTGGTTGAGCCGGGCATCGTCCAGGTGCACAAGTGGCACCCCGACGGCACCGGCGAGCGGGACATCCGCGACGAGGACATCGCGATGTACGGCGCGGTGGCCCGCAAGGCATGA
- a CDS encoding helix-turn-helix domain-containing protein, with the protein MTAETDWGGAPSVLRMILGRQLEELRTRAGLTYEQAGVAIGVSHSTIRRMEAAKVARLRLADAEKLLQVYGVSDRQEIDTFLQSVREANKRGWWHTYRDVMPDWFAAYLSLEQAALQIRAYENQFVHGLLQTEDYARALLSAGNPHAPAEATERRVALRMRRQELLARDGPPRLWVIMDETVLRWPVGGPEVMRAQVGHLIELNRLPHVTVQLMPFANGPHPALRAGAFHLFRFRARELPDIAYLNGLVGAVYLDKGDDVVVYREALDRLGAQAAPARKTETLLAAIRKEL; encoded by the coding sequence GTGACCGCGGAGACCGACTGGGGCGGCGCCCCTTCCGTTCTGCGCATGATCCTCGGCAGACAGCTGGAGGAGCTGCGGACCCGGGCCGGCCTGACCTACGAGCAGGCGGGCGTGGCCATCGGTGTCAGCCACTCCACGATCCGGCGCATGGAGGCGGCCAAGGTCGCCCGACTGCGGCTCGCGGACGCCGAGAAACTCCTCCAGGTCTACGGCGTGAGCGACCGGCAGGAGATCGACACCTTCCTGCAGTCGGTGCGCGAGGCCAACAAGCGCGGCTGGTGGCACACCTACCGCGACGTCATGCCCGACTGGTTCGCCGCCTACCTCAGCCTGGAACAGGCGGCGCTGCAGATCCGCGCCTACGAGAACCAGTTCGTGCACGGCCTGCTGCAGACCGAGGACTACGCACGCGCCCTGCTGAGCGCGGGCAATCCGCACGCCCCGGCCGAGGCGACCGAACGCCGGGTCGCGCTGCGCATGCGCCGCCAGGAACTGCTGGCCCGGGACGGGCCGCCGCGACTGTGGGTGATCATGGACGAGACCGTGCTGCGCTGGCCGGTCGGCGGACCCGAGGTGATGCGCGCCCAGGTCGGCCATCTCATCGAGCTCAACCGGCTGCCCCACGTGACCGTGCAGCTCATGCCGTTCGCCAACGGCCCGCACCCGGCGCTGCGGGCGGGTGCGTTCCACCTCTTCCGGTTCCGGGCCCGCGAACTGCCCGACATCGCCTATCTCAACGGCCTGGTCGGCGCGGTCTACCTGGACAAGGGCGACGACGTCGTGGTGTACCGCGAGGCCCTGGACCGGCTGGGTGCCCAGGCGGCGCCCGCCAGGAAGACCGAGACCCTGCTCGCCGCGATCCGCAAGGAGCTGTAG